CTCTTCCTTGGTGGTGAAGAACGGATCCAGCACCCGTGCCAGCACCTCCGGCGGCATGCCGCTGCCGTTGTCAGTGATCGACACGCACACGTAGTGGCCGGGCAGCAGGTTGTCGTAGGTGGTGGGTTCGTCGGCGCGCACCGAGACATTGCGGGTCTGGATCACCAGGCGCGGCGCGGCCTGGTCGGCCATGGCGTCGCGCGCGTTGATCAGGATGTTCAGCAGCGCCACTTCGGCCTGGGTGGGGTCGATCCGGCAATTGCGCAGATCCGGCGAGAGTTCCAGCGAAAACGCGATGCCGTCGCCGAGCGTGCGCTCGGCCACGTCGCTCATGCCGGCGACTAGGGCATTGAGGTTGAGGACACGCCCTTCCAGCTTCTGCTTGCGCGCGAACGCCAGCAACTGCTGGGTCAGGCGCGCGGCCTGGCCGGCGGCGTCGCGCGCGCGGTCCACGCTCTTGCGCAGCAGCGAGGGATTCAGCGGATCGCTCTCGACAGCATGCTCGATCAGTTCCAGGTACCCGGACATGACCTGCAGCAGGTTGTTGAAGTCGTGCGCGATGCCGCCGGTGAGCTGGCCCAGCGCTTCCATCTTCTGCGCCTGGCGCAGGGCGTCCTCGGCGTCGCGGCGCCGGCTGACGTCCAACTGCGAACCGAAGAAGTACACCAGTTCGCCGCGGTCGTCGTAGACCGGGGAGATGTACAGCGCGTTCCAGAAGCTGGAACCATCCTTGCGGTAGTTGAGGATCTCCACCGCCACCTCGTCGTGCGTGGCGATCGCCTCGCGGACGTTGCGTACGGTCTCGCGGTCGGTGTCCGGCCCCTGCAGGAAGCGGCAGTTGTTGCCGATCAGCTCATCGCGGCTGTAGCCGGTCATCTCCAGGAACGCGCGGTTGACGAAGATGATCGGATTGTCCGGCTGCCGCGGGTCGGTCACGATCATCGGCATGCGCGTGGTCTGCACCGCAGCGAAGAAGATATCGCTGCGCTGGTTGGACATGTCGGTGGGGGCGTTCGGGTCGACGGTCGTCGGCGGCGCCGAGGTGTTGCTGGTTTCTGGTGCGGGCATGGTCGATGGCAGGTCGATGCGAACCGTCGCTGGCCCACCTAAGCGGGCGACCACACCGGGGTTCGCACGCCGGCGTCAACGCGAATAATACCTATGCAAGCGTTCTACCACGATATCGTCCTGCAGCGATTCCAGCGCCATGATCCGCACCTGCCGGTCGCTCAGCGCCAGCACGCGCTCGACATAGATCTCCGGGCCTGCCTCGGTTTCCTTCATGGACTTGCGGAAACCGTAGGGCATCACGCCCTTCTCTCCGTCCTTGCTGCCACCGATGTACAGAACAACCGACATGACGCTTCCTCTACAGGGAATTCGTGGAACTGGCGCGCACCATACACAGCGCCATGTGAGGGACTTCTGCACCGAGGTTAATCGCGGCTGTTTGCCCGAACATGACGTCCGCCCAGCCTCACGCGGACTTAACCGGGCCTGCGTGTAAGTCGCACATCCTTTCCGCGCAGGGGCGCCATGGATCTCAAGAGCGGTTATCCCTTCTGGTCGGTCCGCAACGGCCTGATGCAGAGTTTTCCGCAACTGCGCGACGACGTGCGTTGCGATGTGGCCGTCGTCGGTGGCGGCATCACCGGCGCCCTGATCGCCGAGGAACTGAGCACGCACGGGCACGCGGTGACGGTCCTGGAGCAACGCGACATCGGCTGGGGCAGCACCGCGGCCAGCACCGCCCTGCTGCAGTACGAGATCGACACCCACCTGATCGACCTGGCCAAGCGCTATGGCGAACCTGCCGCGGCGCTGGCCTACGGCGCGTGCGCGCAGGCGCTGGAGCAATTGCGCGACCTGGTGCGGCCGCTGCGCGACGTCGACTTCGGCTGGAACGACAGCCTGTACTACGCCAGCAAGCGCCGGCACGTGCGGGTGCTGCAGGAAGAGCTGGAGGTGCGCGCGCGGCACGGCCTGGAGGTGGAATGGCTGGACGCGCAGGCGCTGGACGCCGACTACGGCATCCAGGCGCATGGCGCCATCCTCAGCCACCAGGCGGCGCGGGTGGATCCGTACCGCCTCACCTATCGCCTGCTCGGCCGCGCCTTCCGGCGCGGGGTCGGCGTCTACGACCGCACCCGCATCGCACGGATCGTGGTCAACGGCCGTGGCGTGACCCTGCACACCGACCAGGGCGCGCAGGTGCGCGCCGGCCACGTGGTGATGGCTGCCGGCTACGCCAACCAACACTGGCTGGATCAGCGCGTGGCGCGCAACCGCAGCAGCTACGCCTTCGTCAGCGACCCGCTGGAACCCTCCGTCCTCGGCCCGCTGCGCGACACCATGATCTGGGAAAGCGCGCGGCCGTATCTGTACCTGCGCAGCACCGGCAACGGCCGCATCGTCGCTGGCGGCGAGGACGACAGCGTCGACGTGCCGGAGCGTCGCGACGCGCGCGTGGACAGCAAGGCGCGCACGCTCTCGCGCAAGATCGCCAAGGTGATGCCCGGGCTGGAACTGCAGCCAACCTTCGCCTGGGCCGGCACCTTCGCCGAGACCGAGGACGGGCTGCCGTTCTTCGGCCCGCATCCGCAGCACGGCCCGCGCGTGCAGTTCGCCATGGCCTACGGCGGCAACGGCATCACCTACAGCATGATCGGTGCCGGCCTGCTGCGCGCGCAGATCGAGCGGCATGCGCATCCGCTCAAGCGGCTGTTCGGTTTTTCACGGCTGGATTGACGGAAGCCGCTCGCAAGGACGTGGGTCACTCGTAGGGGCGGCTTCAGCCGAGACCCGGCATTTCGTGGAACGCCCGTCGCGGCTGAAGCCGCTCCTACGTGGCACCTGATGCATCGCGAAATGGCAAACGCTATGCACTCAGCCAGTACCTGGCCACCAGCCGCGGCCGTGCATTGCGTAGCGATCGGCGGCACGCTCCAGCGGGTTGCGCACGCTGACCCCGCCGCAGGCCAGGTACACCGGCAGGAACAACGGCCCCAGCAGCATGTACTGCAGCACGTGCGCGCGCTCGTGGTCGCCGAGCCGCACCGCCGGATGCCGGCAGCGACCGGCGGCGTGTTCGTAGGTGGCGCAGGCCACGTCCAGATCGTCGGCGCTGAGCAGGATCACGTTGCCCAGGGTCATCGCCCCGCGCGGCCGCAACGGCACCCGTTCGAACACCAGCGCCAGCTCGCGGCGGCTGAAACGCAGGCGCGCACCGAATGCCAGCGTAATGGTCCCCGCGAGCACGCCGAGCACAGTGTTTGGCGAGGTCCACAGAACGC
This genomic stretch from Xanthomonas sacchari harbors:
- a CDS encoding hybrid sensor histidine kinase/response regulator, whose amino-acid sequence is MSNQRSDIFFAAVQTTRMPMIVTDPRQPDNPIIFVNRAFLEMTGYSRDELIGNNCRFLQGPDTDRETVRNVREAIATHDEVAVEILNYRKDGSSFWNALYISPVYDDRGELVYFFGSQLDVSRRRDAEDALRQAQKMEALGQLTGGIAHDFNNLLQVMSGYLELIEHAVESDPLNPSLLRKSVDRARDAAGQAARLTQQLLAFARKQKLEGRVLNLNALVAGMSDVAERTLGDGIAFSLELSPDLRNCRIDPTQAEVALLNILINARDAMADQAAPRLVIQTRNVSVRADEPTTYDNLLPGHYVCVSITDNGSGMPPEVLARVLDPFFTTKEEGKGTGLGLSMVYGFAKQSGGAVRLYSEEGHGTTVRLYFPIDDNVENMAPRDSRTRRPFDRQGDETILIVEDRPDIAELARLFLGDQGYATHVVYNAREALELLDTGVHVDLLYSDLIMPGGLNGVMLAREARRRRPKIKVLLTTGYAESSIERTDAGGNEFEVLAKPYNRQELIRKVRMVLDGPNGVT
- a CDS encoding FAD-binding oxidoreductase, whose product is MDLKSGYPFWSVRNGLMQSFPQLRDDVRCDVAVVGGGITGALIAEELSTHGHAVTVLEQRDIGWGSTAASTALLQYEIDTHLIDLAKRYGEPAAALAYGACAQALEQLRDLVRPLRDVDFGWNDSLYYASKRRHVRVLQEELEVRARHGLEVEWLDAQALDADYGIQAHGAILSHQAARVDPYRLTYRLLGRAFRRGVGVYDRTRIARIVVNGRGVTLHTDQGAQVRAGHVVMAAGYANQHWLDQRVARNRSSYAFVSDPLEPSVLGPLRDTMIWESARPYLYLRSTGNGRIVAGGEDDSVDVPERRDARVDSKARTLSRKIAKVMPGLELQPTFAWAGTFAETEDGLPFFGPHPQHGPRVQFAMAYGGNGITYSMIGAGLLRAQIERHAHPLKRLFGFSRLD